DNA sequence from the Acidobacteriota bacterium genome:
AAGCCGATGTAGCGACATTCCGCCGGCAGCCAGAGGGCGTTCTCACAGGAACCGCTGCCCAGATCCAGAATCTGCTCCCCGCCCGCCAGATACCCCAGCAGCACCCGCCGTTCCGGCGTCGCCTCCGGATTGGCCGCCGCCGCCATCTGGTAGTACTCCCGGCTACCGTCCCAGAACTCCGCCAGCCGGCGTTTGTTGTCCGGCTCCGGGGCTTCTGAATCAGGCTTCGGCGCGGCCACGGTGCTCCGCCTTGTCCACCACCAGCTCGGTGAGGTGGGCGATGGGCGAGATCACCCCGTCGATGCTCTGCAGCAGGGCGACCCGGTTGTTGCGCAGGGTCTCGTCCTCCGCCATCACCATGACCTCGTCGAAGAAGCGGTCGAGGGTATCCGCCAGCTCCCCCACCCGTTCCAGGGCCGCTTCGTAGTCTCCCGCCGCCACCGCCTGCTCGACGTCCTTCTGCAGCGCCTCGGCGGCGCGGTGGAGGTCCTGCTCCGCCGCGTCCTCCAGACGACTGGCATCGAGCTCCCGGGGCGGCTGGTCCTTGAGGATGTTGGCGATGCGTTTGGCGGACAAGGCCACCGACAGGAAGCCCGGCTGCTCCCGCAGGCCGTGCACCGCGTGCACCCGGCGCTGAAGGTCCGGCAGATTCTCCGAACCCGCCGCCAGACCGGCCTCGATCTCGTCGTAGGCCAGCCCCTGGCGGCCCAGCAGATGGCGCACCCGATCCAGTAGGAAATCGCGCAGCGTCTCCCGCAGGGTCGCGGCATCGAGCTTCAGCCGCTCGCCGTAGAGCTGGCGGGCGCGCTCGGCGATGGCCAGGGGCGAAACCCTCAGATCTCCCTCCAGCAGCAGCCGCACCACGCCCTGAGCGGCGCGGCGCAGACCGAAGGGATCCTTGCTGCCGGAAACCTTGAGACCGATGCCCAGGATCCCCACCAGGGTGTCCATGCGGTCCGCCAGAGCGGTGACCTGTCCGACCCGGCCCCGGGGCAGCTCGTCGCCGGCGGAGGCGGGCTTGTATTGATCGTAGATCGCCTGCCACACCGCCTCCTCGTGGCCTTGCTCCCGGGCGTAGATGCCGCCCATGACGCCCTGGAGGGAGGAGAATTCCTTCACCATCTCGGTGGCGAGATCGACCTTGAGCAGCACCGCCGCCTCCGCCGCGGCCTCCGCTTCGCCCTCCCAACCCAGCTCCCCGCACAGCCAGCGGGAGAGCTCGGTGAGGCGCTGGGCCTTGTCGGCGTAGCTCCCCAGTTTGACGTGGAAGGTCAGGCGCTCCAGATCCGGCGCCCGCTCCGCGAGGGTGCGCTTGCGGTCCTCCCGATGGAAGAAGACGCCGTCCTCCAGCCGCGCCGCCACCACCCACTCGTTGCCCGCCTTCACCCGGCCGATGGGATCGTCGGGCCGGTCCATGACAGTGAGGAAGGCCGGGCGCAGCTCGCCCGCCTCGTCCTCCACCGTGAAGGCGCTCTGGTGGTCTTTGAGGCTGGCGATGAGCACCTCCCGAGGCAATTCCAGGAAGCGCTCCTCCAGCTCCCCCGCCACCACTCCCGGGATGGCGCAGACCGCCGCCAGCCGATCCAGCAGCTCGTCGTCCTCCACCAGGCTGCCGCCGGCTTTCCGGGCGTGGTCGCTCATGGTCTCGTAGAGCTGCCGGCGACGCTC
Encoded proteins:
- the glyS gene encoding glycine--tRNA ligase subunit beta; translated protein: MSASKRGAGQEPNGELLLEVRAEEIPTRMLEPAVKELAERLFEDLTTRGLGPRRVETGYTPRRLMLILAGVPETEPDREERLMGPPAKVAFDGDGNPTKALLGFAKRVELEPEELERIDTDRGEYVSALRSIVGRPAPQVLAEMVPEILRELSWAKNMHWGTGTGPWVRPVHGVVALFNGEVVPFELFGVASGDTTVGHPVLSPEPFAVTSAEDYRSKLAERQIEIDPRERRRQLYETMSDHARKAGGSLVEDDELLDRLAAVCAIPGVVAGELEERFLELPREVLIASLKDHQSAFTVEDEAGELRPAFLTVMDRPDDPIGRVKAGNEWVVAARLEDGVFFHREDRKRTLAERAPDLERLTFHVKLGSYADKAQRLTELSRWLCGELGWEGEAEAAAEAAVLLKVDLATEMVKEFSSLQGVMGGIYAREQGHEEAVWQAIYDQYKPASAGDELPRGRVGQVTALADRMDTLVGILGIGLKVSGSKDPFGLRRAAQGVVRLLLEGDLRVSPLAIAERARQLYGERLKLDAATLRETLRDFLLDRVRHLLGRQGLAYDEIEAGLAAGSENLPDLQRRVHAVHGLREQPGFLSVALSAKRIANILKDQPPRELDASRLEDAAEQDLHRAAEALQKDVEQAVAAGDYEAALERVGELADTLDRFFDEVMVMAEDETLRNNRVALLQSIDGVISPIAHLTELVVDKAEHRGRAEA